tttttataaaataccttTTACCTAgtgatatattatttaataatattatattttttaaaaaaatatttaaatgtattaaaaaatgtgaaataaaaCGTAGCGGGAGGCCCCAACGGTAGGGGTAGACCCACCCTAATATATTTGTCTTAAGAAAATAAACAATGATTTCTTAAACCTTAAAATCAAAGTTTTGATACTGTTTTAGTGACCAATtcgattaaaatattggaatgaaatattttaataccgGTACCATTTCTAAATagtctatataataatttaattatatatataaattatattttaaaataatatcattacaagtttcaaaaagttaaaacacatatttataaaactcaataacaCTTCTAAGTTCTTAAtccaactatttaaaaaaaaatcacttatcTTCATCACAAAAAGGGGAGTAGGAATCAACATTTTGAATACTGTACTGTAAGTCGTACTAGTCAAGGCTCTGGAAAGAAATATTTCAGTGTCGGTACCATTTCGTATACCGTTTcagaatagtcgatatataaataaattatatataaatacacatatatataaattataaatagcttgATCTAACTTAGGGTAAAAAAATGAGcttacaatttaaaaaaatgaaaaaaaaattaaaggccAAAATATTGGCCGATACAGGCCGAGATATCAGCCGGTACACCCGGTATTTGGGGCGGTATGAAATAGAGGTAATACCTGTACTGGACCAATGGCCAATATGGCATATACCAACTGTATCAGCCGGTACAATATGGTACGGTATTAAAAACAGTGGTAGGAATTTGAATTTTAGTCCTcatgaaaatgagattaaaaaaatttaagaaaatagttttagatataaaaattggagtgaaaattatgaaaaaaaattcaatttttacattaattacaaaaatttactAATTTCGACAGATATACTAAAAACTTATCGACATTGACCGAAAGATACCGATACAATCGATATTTAATCCGATACGAAACATATACATTTTTTATACAAGTCGCTATTCCAATAGAAGAAATACCAATACGGCACGAATTTTAATACATTGCTTAGAACAGAATAAGAGCCGAGAGGGACTCCAAAGCACATGATAGGCAAAACTCCTATTCTTAGataaaaaagtgaaatttcTCATGCGCATTTTAGTGTTgtccacttttttcaaaagaaattcgTTAGCCTCGCACACACTCTagattatacaaattatttttattttattttagtttcttaatttgagtttagttttaaacaattttgtgaatatttggcattttaatgtttttttataattttttacacgTAAACATACTTTTGGTTCCAACGTAGCAAACGTCATATAatctataaaagtaatattataaactatactcttttttaattataataaatatatcatattttatataattgaatgaaaataaaatgataatatgatatataaaattttctaatatataaagtaattataaaaaaaaaaaaaacaagaaagattCTTATTAgtcaaaaaaagaagagagagataaaaaaaataaaaatagaaaaagaagaaatttttggAATTTTGAAAATGTGTCCCAAACATTTCTCTTgacacttttatttatttatttttacttagttattaattaagtatttttatttattaatgtcataaattttattttatttcttaaaatattaaaaagtattttaaaaatatatgaaaataaatttaaaaaaataatttactttcGTCGGGACCCAATTTTGGTTGGATTGAAAAGCATCCGAGCACAGATGGGAAATCCACGGGAAATGTCGAATTTCGAAAAAACTTACACTGCCACCATCGATGAAGGTGGATTTTAGAGATGCTTTTTACTTTCGAATCGGATTAAGCAATGGCGTCTATGTTCATGCGGGGAAAGCTTTCTATACCAATTTCGACCCGGCTTAAATCGCGAGCAGTGACGTAATGCCCCagtcaaagagagagagttgacaAGTATACGTACGTTGTCGAGTTGAGGTTGTCTTCTGGCCTAATTTGAATAGGGATACGAAATGAGCTGATTATAAatgaaagatttaaaattaaataaaatattattaattttattttaaaattttaaaaaattaaataaaaatttgaaaaagtttaattatttattatattttaggtgagaatttaaaaaaattataatgataaaataaaattaaaataaaataagttaagataagatgagatcagCTCTAAATCAAAATCAGGctttttgagattttaatttaaaatatcaacttttatgttaaattatcattgaaaatatttatgttaaaatttaaaattattgaaaatattaatttatgttaaACTATCTGTcttaaacttaaaataataatataatattatatattttaataatttttttatatttaataaatacattctatatattaattaataatttaattttcacttaaaattattacttctcaattatttttttatattaacctAATTATCTAACATAATATATcattgtttataaaaaatattttctgaaaaatatGGATATAATATAGTCTTGTTTactaatgaaagttttgaacaGAATTTAATAAAGTCTTatgaattatttatgaataaaatataggTTTGATAGATGAATAATGACACACTAACTTTATAAATTCCTTTAGAGTTATTGTAACTCAAAGTCTAAACTAAAGATTTTTAACTAGTCTAATGCaaataggggtgtaaaaataaaaaataaaaaggtaaacTGGACCGGATCAGACCAAACCTATGGGATCGGTCCGGTCTTGAGTTTGGTTCGATCCGgtaccggttttattttttttttaaatcgatcAAAATTGATCCggttccctttttcttttttaaaaaccgAACTggaccggtttatatatatatattaattttttctattgtatataatatttatatataatatataactatatataaaatagttttatattatacgataaattactaattgatataatattaaattttaaaatcttatatcattttgtttcttatattaatatttataccaatactatatcattatatattataatatactataatatattatcactatagtattatatattataatatactatattattatacattaaaaccgaaaaatcgGATCGAATAGGACATAAAATCGGTAAAATCAGAGTATCAGTTTAGAAGAGTAACTGGTGCGTAATCAGTATTTAAAAATGCAAAACTGATGTATACCAATTCGatcctaaattttatccaaaactagACCGAATAGAACCGATTACACTCCTGAATGCAAAtcatttatacaaaatttaactATATTTTAGATTGCACTACAATGCTCttataatttattagaaaataagTAATGATAGAAACCATATGTACAGGTGCAAATCTATGATCCattatttatcaaataaattttatatatttttcatttttattcttttatttaaatatatatatttaaataaaataataaatcacgtattgaataaataaaaatgtatagCTTAAACTTccttgtatcaatttttttattcattattcacGCACTTTTcatatagttttatttattcattatgtGCTTCCCTTCAAAATAGTGAGTGGAATTAGTCTCAAAGCGTACTTCGTAGGATGTCCAACTCCTACCACTCAGGTCAGCAATCTCCCTACGAGGCAGAGCAATTTGACTTCTTAAGCGAGAAAGgaagagggagaaaaaaaagagatataGATGAggtatggattttttttttttttggtctccTGAGTAATGTTatagattatatttttattttattatataaaatatgatataattattattattaaatgataaaaaaattattaaataaaatattatttaataataataaatataatgagatagaaatgaaatgaaaagaaaagactcTGAAAATGCCGAGAAAATTCTTTTGATCTCTAATTATAAACTTACGATATGCCTACGTGAGGGCTACGTCATGCATGATTCTATAGTTTTGAAAATCAcatattattattgaaaaaatctatttaatttCATTCTGTGACATACTTATCTACGAAGTGTCTGGTGAAATCTTCTCTCATTGCACCAACCTTTTTTATTCTAAatcaaaaattaagaaaaaaaacaaaacaaagaccACGTCTTAACATTCGTAAAAGAAACGAAAAGAAGGCCGCATTCGGATGAACACTGAATTCcgaaagataaaatttaaaagaaaataaaataaaaatatgaaaaataatatttataattgtgattatataaatattatataatttatttaaaaaaataaattaatatataatttatataaaaaaaattaattttttaattataaattttaatttttttaaatgttacgCTGCGGATAGATGTCCAGGTACATCGGTGAGAATAGCATTTTTGTAACAGTGGCATTACGTCACTGCTCgcgatttaaaattttaaaccgGGTCGAAACTGCTATATAAAGCTTGCACCCGTCGACGTAGATGCCATTGCCTATCAGATTAGAAAGGAAAAAGCATCTCTAAAATCCACCTTCATCAATATGGCTGCAGTGTAAGTTTTTTCGAAATTCCAGATTTCCCATGGATTTTCCATCTTCTcagatgctttttttttttttttttttttttttttttttttgggtttctctgAATTTGTgcgttcttatttatttatttttattatcctGGGTTGTACAGAGGAGTGAAAGATAATCTTCCGACACCCTTGGAAGCCACTTCCGAACCTCCTCCTCTCTTCGATGGAACTACGAGGTTCACTCTGCTCTCCTAgttgttgttgttatttttttttttggtttttatggtTTATGCACcgtgttttaaaatgaatttggaTTTCTTTGTTGTTTTCAAAGGTTGTACACCTGTTACACATGCCCTTTTGCACAGCGTGTATGGATCACCAGGAATTTCAAGGTTGTTTTCCTCACTATGGGCTCTTTGTTCTTCAtttcctaattttaaattgtttactGTACTCAAATTTTACAGGAGGCCATTTAAACCTTTGGCTTCTTTTGTCCTCTTCCTCCTTTTTTGATTTCGTCGGGgtattgtttttacttttagttAATGTTTTTGGTCGCTGAATGATTCGAGGTGCAGGGATTACAAGACGAGATCAAATTAGTTCCACTGAACCTTGGAAACAGGCCTGCTTGGTATAAGGAGAAAGTCTACCCTGAAAACAAGGTGCCAATATGGAAAGAGAATATACCTGTGCAGATTAGTGTTGCATATCTAATGTAGAGTAGCGCAAGAGCTAGCTACAATTTTACGCTCAATATTATACGTACCGAGTGGCAACTCGATTTTaatagtgttttcttttttagtttgaatttcaagttttgaatattaaattttttaccaTTTTCAATAACTGACATGTCAGTACGTATGACTATGTAAGTAAAATTATACGTATAGATGgcatttttcatctaatatatTCTTGATTTAGCTGCTTGATCGAAGTGATTGACTATGGAGTAATGCATATTTACAGGTGCCAGCCTTGGAACACAATGGCAAAATTATTGGAGAGAGTcttgatttaattaaatatgtagaCAGCAACTTTGGGGGGCCGTCTCTTTTACCTGATGTAAGATTTGAGTAATTCATTTGTGCCCTCGATCAAAAGCGTTTTGTCTCCATTTATTTCTCTTGGTCTTTGGACTCAAGTAATTTTGGGAAATGTTGTAGGATCCTGCTAAAAGAGAGTTTGCTGAAAAGTTGATAGCTTACACTGACACCTTCAACAAGACAGTGTTTACATCATTCAAAGGAGACACGGTAAAAGAAACTGGTAAG
This sequence is a window from Carya illinoinensis cultivar Pawnee chromosome 9, C.illinoinensisPawnee_v1, whole genome shotgun sequence. Protein-coding genes within it:
- the LOC122276066 gene encoding glutathione S-transferase L3-like isoform X1 yields the protein MAAVGVKDNLPTPLEATSEPPPLFDGTTRLYTCYTCPFAQRVWITRNFKGLQDEIKLVPLNLGNRPAWYKEKVYPENKVPALEHNGKIIGESLDLIKYVDSNFGGPSLLPDDPAKREFAEKLIAYTDTFNKTVFTSFKGDTVKETGPAFDHLENALHKFDDGPFFLGQFSLADIAFVPFVERFQIFLLEVFKYDITAGRPKLAKWIEEINKIDAYKQTKTDPIELVEFYKARFLAEQCTCQQVF
- the LOC122276066 gene encoding glutathione S-transferase L3-like isoform X2; this encodes MAAVGVKDNLPTPLEATSEPPPLFDGTTRLYTCYTCPFAQRVWITRNFKGLQDEIKLVPLNLGNRPAWYKEKVYPENKVPALEHNGKIIGESLDLIKYVDSNFGGPSLLPDDPAKREFAEKLIAYTDTFNKTVFTSFKGDTVKETGPAFDHLENALHKFDDGPFFLGQFSLADIAFVPFVERFQIFLLEVFKYDITAGRPKLAKWIEEINKIDAYKQTKTDPIELVEFYKARFLAQQ